In the Dama dama isolate Ldn47 chromosome 13, ASM3311817v1, whole genome shotgun sequence genome, one interval contains:
- the ARPIN gene encoding arpin isoform X2, with protein sequence MSRIYHDSALHNKAVRSARLPGAWDPAAHQRGDGVLLEGELLDVSRHSISDAHGRKECYYVLYIRPSRIHRRKFDPKGNEIEPNFSATRKVNTGFLMSSYKVEAKGDSDRLTLEVLKGLVNKPELLALTDSLTPAETVAFWMPESEMEAMELELGAGVRLKTRGDSPFLDSLAKLEAGTVTKCNFAGDRKTGASWTDNIMAQKSSGVAAGETREQGDGAEDEEWDD encoded by the exons ATGAGCCGTATCTACCACGATAGCGCCCTCCACAACAAGGCGGTGCGCAGCGCGCGGCTGCCGGGGGCCTGGGACCCAGCCGCCCACCAGCG GGGAGATGGCGTCCTGCTGGAGGGAGAATTGCTCGATGTATCCCGGCACAGCATCTCAGATGCCCACGGCAGGAAG GAGTGCTACTACGTGCTGTATATCCGGCCAAGTCGCATCCATCGCCGTAAGTTCGACCCCAAGGGAAACGAAATTGAGCCCAACTTCAGCGCCACCAGGAAGGTGAACACGGGCTTCCTCATGTCCTCTTACA AGGTGGAAGCCAAGGGTGACTCGGATAGACTGACGCTCGAGGTGCTGAAGGGGCTGGTGAATAAGCCGGAGCTGCTCGCGCTGACAGACAGCCTCACCCCCGCTGAGACAGTGGCCTTCTGGATGCCCGAGTCAGAGATGGAGGCCATGGAGCTCGAACTCGGGGCTGGGGTACGGCTGAAAACTCGAGGCGACAGCCCCTTCCTGG ATTCATTAGCCAAACTTGAGGCTGGAACAGTGACCAAGTGTAATTTCGCTGGAGACAGGAAGACGGGAGCATCCTGGACGGACAACATCATGGCCCAAAAGTCTTCGGGAGTGGCTGCAGGCGAGACCCGAGAGCAGGGGGATGGCGCAGAGGATGAGGAGTGG GATGACTGA
- the ARPIN gene encoding arpin isoform X1: MSSYKVEAKGDSDRLTLEVLKGLVNKPELLALTDSLTPAETVAFWMPESEMEAMELELGAGVRLKTRGDSPFLDSLAKLEAGTVTKCNFAGDRKTGASWTDNIMAQKSSGVAAGETREQGDGAEDEEWDD, translated from the exons ATGTCCTCTTACA AGGTGGAAGCCAAGGGTGACTCGGATAGACTGACGCTCGAGGTGCTGAAGGGGCTGGTGAATAAGCCGGAGCTGCTCGCGCTGACAGACAGCCTCACCCCCGCTGAGACAGTGGCCTTCTGGATGCCCGAGTCAGAGATGGAGGCCATGGAGCTCGAACTCGGGGCTGGGGTACGGCTGAAAACTCGAGGCGACAGCCCCTTCCTGG ATTCATTAGCCAAACTTGAGGCTGGAACAGTGACCAAGTGTAATTTCGCTGGAGACAGGAAGACGGGAGCATCCTGGACGGACAACATCATGGCCCAAAAGTCTTCGGGAGTGGCTGCAGGCGAGACCCGAGAGCAGGGGGATGGCGCAGAGGATGAGGAGTGG GATGACTGA